The Limnospira fusiformis SAG 85.79 genomic interval GAATACCCCACTGGCGCGAAATATATAGGTCTTCGGGACGATAAAAAATTTCGGGAACACTATCAAGGATCGGGTGGCGACTTTGACCGTAATAGAGGACAACCCTACCGATGTTGATTAGGTAACAATAGGCGATTTCGTGGGCGTTAGGGGCGATTTGGGACCCGTCTGTGGCAAAAACTGTATGGGCGGCGGGTGGTGCTTGAATCGTGAAACAGCTATCTAATTGGTCTATGGGGATGGCGGGATGAAAGGGAATCCGATCTACCCAGTAATTCAGGCTTTCTATCAATTCTTCTTGATGCTTTTGGGCTTCTGTCAGCAGGTTTTGTGCTGCTTTTAGGCGATCGCTCGCCGCTTGGGCTTCACGGGTCAAGTGTTTACTCATCCCTTGCATTTGGCGAGCCAGTTGAGTTAGGTCAAGCATAGTATTCGGGCGTGAAGTCACACCTAATTATAAATCTCAGAGGTTAACTTGATGTAGCTACCCGGAAATACTTATCGCTGATTGCCAATATAAGTTTTTCGGTACATAATATATATGTTAGGCTCTATTGACAATTTTATGCTCACAAATCATCGGGGCTAATGCTGGGTTACTTTTATGATTAACAACTAGGAGTTAATTAGATAATGGATAAAGTCGAAAATTTTGCCTTAACATCTGTTGATCTCAGTAATTGCGATCGTGAACCCATCCATATTCCCGGTAAGATTCAATCTCACGGTTGTTTGCTAGTTCTCCAGGAACCAGAACTAATCATTTTACAAGCTAGTTGTAATACTCAACTATTTTTGGGGCGGGAAGTAGAGGCTGTTGTTGGCAAAACTTTAAGCCAAGTATTTACCCCGATCGCCTTTCAAAAAATATCCCAATCTCTGAAATCCCATGATCTCAAATATTCAAACCCCATTGATATCGAATTAACCCATAACAATACCCCCCAACAATTGACCGCTATTGTCCATCGACATGATCATGTATTAATCCTGGAGTTAGAGCCACATATACCCACACAAACCCACCGCGCTTATGGCATTTATGCACAAATTCAATCTTCCCTTCCCGCTATTGAAAATAAAAACAGTTTCGAGGAATCTGCCCAATTTTTAGCCCAGGAAATTCGCCAATTAACCGAATACGATCGCGTTATGATTTATCGGTTTGAAACTGATGGGAGTGGCATTGTCGTAGCCGAAGATAAAAAACCAGAATTAGAGCCTTTTCTCGGACTCCATTACCCCGCTTCCGACATCCCCAAACAAGCCCGACAACTCTATTCTAAAAACTGGGTGAGGATTATTGTTAATGTTAATGATAATCCCGTCGCTATTTACCCTCTTCATAATCCCATTACTCAAAAACATATCGATTTGAGTTATGCCACTCTTAGGAGTGTTTCCCCTATCCATATTGAATATCTGCAAAATATGGGGGTTTCCGCTTCCTTGTGTATTTCTCTCATTAATGACCAAAAACTATGGGGTTTAATTGTTTGTCATCACTACAGCCCTAAATTTGTCTCCTATGAATTGCGCCAAGCCTGCGAATTATTAGGGCAATTTATGTCAGTGGAACTGTTCCGTCAATATCAAAAAAATTGGGAAGCCTATCAGATTAAAGTCAAAAAAATTCAGCAACTCTTTAGACAAGAACTCTCCGTACATGAATCGGATTTAATTAATCGAATTAGGACAATGATTGATTCTAGTGGTCAACATTTACTAGAATTAGTTAATGCTCAAGGTGTCGTCATTGGCTTACAGGGAGAACTCACTGAGTTCGGAGAAACTCTCCCTCAACCCGATTTAGATGATCTACTCTCCTGGCTGCGTAGCTATTACCCACAGGAAATTTTTTATACCGATCGCCTCGCTGAAATTTACCCACCTGCTCAAAATTACATCAACCAAGCCGCTGGGTTGCTGGCTATTTCCATTTACTTAGATCAAGCCACTTATCAAATAGTTTGGTTTCGTTCAGAAATTATCCAGACTGTTACTTGGGGGGGGAATCCTAACAAAGCAGTTGTTATTGATGATCATAACCAAATGCGCCTATCTCCTCGCCAATCTTTTGAAGCCTGGAAAGAAACAGTTAGTGGTCATGCTTTGGGTTGGAATGAATTAGAAATTAACGCCGCCATGGAACTCCGCAATACTTTAATGTTGGCGGTTTTGCATTTCTCTCATTTCGCCTTAGAAGAAGTTGCGAAACGCGCGGAAATGGCGAATCGAGCTAAAAGTGAGTTTTTGGCTAATATGAGCCATGAAATCCGCACACCCATGAATGCCATTTTGGGTTTTTGTGATTTACTCAAAGGATTGGTTGAAGATGATAAACAACAATCTTATCTCGATGCGATCGCCGCTGGGGGTCGAGCCTTAATTAGTTTGATTGATGATATTTTGGATCTCTCCAAAATTGAGGCGGGAAAACTTGAACTTGAGTATCACCATGTCTATTTGCCAATATTACTACAGGAAATCCAGCAAATATTTTTACCCACAGCTATGGCTAAGGGTTTATCACTACAGATTAATTTTGAACCCAATGTTCCTAAAATTATCGAATTTGATGAAGTCCGACTCCGCCAAATTCTCTTTAATATTGTCGGAAATGCTATCAAATTTACCGAAGATGGTTCCGTTACGATTTCGGTTCGCGCTGAAAGTTTTGAGCATAATTCTCACCTCACTCTCCAAATTGTGGTAGCAGATACTGGTATTGGAATAAATCCAGATCAGCATCAACAGATTTTTGAAGCCTTTGTACAAAGTGAGGGACAAAGTAATCGTCGCTATGGTGGGACTGGACTCGGTTTGGCTATTACTCGAAGACTTACCCATCTGTTGGGAGGTACACTAACTCTCGACAGTCAGTTGAGCTTAGGAAGTGTTTTTACTTGTACCTTTCCTAATGTCAAAATTACACAATCTCATCAATTAAATAATCTACAAACCGCCATTTATTTGTCAGATTTAATCCCCTCTACTATCCTAGTGGTCGATGATGTCGAGTCTAACCGCAAGCTAATTGCTGGTTATTTTGATACCACAGAACACCTACTGCTAGAGGCTAAAGATGGATACCAGGCGATCGCTATGGTTGAAACTCATCATCCTGATGTCATTTTAATGGATCTACGAATGCCCGATTTAGATGGCATTGCGACCAGTCAACTCATCAAACAAAACCCCCACACTGCTAATATTCCCATTGTTATGTTAACCGCTTCTGTGGTCGCCAAAGATTTTGAATTAAGTCAAAATTTATGTCAGGGATATCTACGCAAACCTGTCAATAGAGAGCAACTCGCCGCTGTATTATCCGATATTTTAGCACGCAAAATCGATATTCAACCGCCTAACATACCTCAACAATTAACTGAAAAAACAGCAATTAATATCACTAAATTACCCTTGAATCAATTGCTAGAGTTAAAGGAAATTTTACGCAAGGAAGAAGAGAAAGGATGGCCAGAATTACGCGATCGCATGACTCAAAGAGAGTTGCGATCGTTTTTGCGACGCTTACAAAAGTTAGCTAAAAACTATCCCTGGAAGCCTCTCCAAGATTATGTCACCATTCTCGATCAGCAATTTGCAGACTTTGATTGGGATAACTTACCAGATACTATCAATAACTTCCCCACATTAAGGCGATCACTTGAACAACTAGAGTCCCCCTAGTCCCCTCGGTCCTAAGTCATGGTTTGGTAAAGGTTTTGTCATGAGTTGATGAAACTAGCCTCCAGATCATCTATAGAATCTTTGAATTTTGCCACCTTTCGGGTATATTTGAAATAGGGAATTTATCAAAATATCTCGGTGGTGTTAGGGGCAAAAGATTCTCAGTAAAATTACTGAATTACTCATGTAACTTGGTCTATTAGTTCAAGCCAAAAGCCAGTGATTTTACTTACATACTAACTCGCATTCATCTGGGGGAGGTCTATTATGACCGGTCTGGAACTGATTATTTTTATTTTTGGCCCGTTTATTTCATTTAGTTTGGCTTGTTTACTTGTATCTAACCAACGAGAGTTTGGCACCGAACCGGATACCAACAAATACTAACACTAACATATCATCAAAAATTTTCTTGGTGCAGCCACCTAGCGGACAACCGCCCCAAAGCGGACGGGTTGGGTTAGGGAATTGGGGCAGGTAATTATCTACCAAAAAGGCGATCGGGGGGCATATATATCTATAAGTCTCCGATCGGTGATCAAAAGTTCCCGGAAACCACCACTAAAATTGGTACTCCCATGAGTGGTAGCTTCCTGGTGTCTAGTGCTGACCACTAGCTAGGTAGGTAGAGACCGACTAGCGCCGACCATCTCCTGGCTGAGGATAGGAGGGAGACTCCTCTGGGGACTTATTATCGACTGCCATAATCTGGCTATCAACAATGGTCGCCATCTCTTGGGTCAATTGTGTATGAAAATCTAGGGAAGCCACGGAGATGGTTTTTGTCTGCGCGGGGGAAGGGGCGACTAAGGCAGCAGCGCCTACAGAAGCGATCGCAGCACTAATAGCCAAGGAAGCCAAAGCATTATATAGCATTTTTAAAGACCCTATCGATATGTGGTAACAGAACTTGCTTAAAATACTTGGGCTAGATTTCCATATCCGGAAAAAAATATAATTTTTCCCAAAAATCTCTAGTCTAGTTGGATGACAATCAGAATTTTATGAAGACATGGGGGGGGAGACAGTCAACGGAATAATTCAGATATATTCGGCGTAATATTAGCCAGAAGTTACGGTAATCACTCATTCTGGATACGCCAGCAGTATCACCCATGAAAATAATCCCTCAATTGACAAGGGTTAATTGAGGAGACTATCTGATATATTGCGGGTAATAAAGTATATTTACATGGTTGGATGTCTTAGCCTTTCCTGCCGCTACCTCGGTGGGGGGTAGGACTGGATTCAGTCTCTGGTATTTGGTTGTCATTGACTTGAACTAGCTCATAAATTGATTCATGGGAAGACTCAGACGGGGTAGCTGTAGTCTCCAATTTGGGTTGATTAGCTAGATTAATGAGTGCCAAGCCAGATAGCATAATTAAACTGGAAAGACGCATGAGGGAATGTCCTTATCAAAGTTTCCACTATCTAATACCAGCGGGATATCAGCTATCCGGTAAAAATCGCAAAATGGGATAACTAGGAAATCATTAATCACTGGAAAATAGGGGATTTTACCGATTCATCAATTGCCCCTACCTGCCCCCCATTGGCTAGACCTATCTGGTAATAATGCTTAACTGGGGCTATAATTAACCTGAGTTCTAGGAATGCTGCCAAGATGGACGATCGCCAACAGAAACACCCCCAGTACAAAAGCGATCGCCGAATGGTTGATCAGCTTTTGGCCAATCAGTCACCGGGAGACTTAGAACTGGCGGAACTTGCGCGTCTGAAAATCCGTTACCAGGGGTTCCCCGGCGCTTGGGATATCCAAAAAGACCTAGATCGACTTTTGCAAATGTGGAATTACACGGAAGACAGCCTCTTCGAGAAAACTCGCGCCATTCATGCTGAGGGTCATGTTTACCGCGCTAAAAACCGAGATAGTGATGATTGGGTATAAATAAGATGCACAGAATTGCAGCGATACCAGGAGGCTGGAACCCCGATACAGAGGGGGTTATCTTTATTGAACAAACTGCCGCGCCAATTATTGTTTTAACTGCAGCGGATACAGAAATTCAAACCTTAGCAGCAGCCATAGCTGAGTTACCCTCAGACTTTCCCAATTTACGAGTAACTAATTTGCTGAACCTGCAACAGCAGCTTACTATAGACACCTATGCTGAGGAGGTCTTATCTCAGGCGAAGGTTGTAGTTTTGCGACTGTTGGGGGGACGTTCCTATTGGTCCTACGGTTTGGAAGTTTTGGCGGAAATCGCGGAAACTAAAGGGGTAGAATTGATTATTTTACCGGGAGATGATGG includes:
- a CDS encoding DUF3288 family protein, producing the protein MDDRQQKHPQYKSDRRMVDQLLANQSPGDLELAELARLKIRYQGFPGAWDIQKDLDRLLQMWNYTEDSLFEKTRAIHAEGHVYRAKNRDSDDWV
- a CDS encoding ATP-binding protein: MDKVENFALTSVDLSNCDREPIHIPGKIQSHGCLLVLQEPELIILQASCNTQLFLGREVEAVVGKTLSQVFTPIAFQKISQSLKSHDLKYSNPIDIELTHNNTPQQLTAIVHRHDHVLILELEPHIPTQTHRAYGIYAQIQSSLPAIENKNSFEESAQFLAQEIRQLTEYDRVMIYRFETDGSGIVVAEDKKPELEPFLGLHYPASDIPKQARQLYSKNWVRIIVNVNDNPVAIYPLHNPITQKHIDLSYATLRSVSPIHIEYLQNMGVSASLCISLINDQKLWGLIVCHHYSPKFVSYELRQACELLGQFMSVELFRQYQKNWEAYQIKVKKIQQLFRQELSVHESDLINRIRTMIDSSGQHLLELVNAQGVVIGLQGELTEFGETLPQPDLDDLLSWLRSYYPQEIFYTDRLAEIYPPAQNYINQAAGLLAISIYLDQATYQIVWFRSEIIQTVTWGGNPNKAVVIDDHNQMRLSPRQSFEAWKETVSGHALGWNELEINAAMELRNTLMLAVLHFSHFALEEVAKRAEMANRAKSEFLANMSHEIRTPMNAILGFCDLLKGLVEDDKQQSYLDAIAAGGRALISLIDDILDLSKIEAGKLELEYHHVYLPILLQEIQQIFLPTAMAKGLSLQINFEPNVPKIIEFDEVRLRQILFNIVGNAIKFTEDGSVTISVRAESFEHNSHLTLQIVVADTGIGINPDQHQQIFEAFVQSEGQSNRRYGGTGLGLAITRRLTHLLGGTLTLDSQLSLGSVFTCTFPNVKITQSHQLNNLQTAIYLSDLIPSTILVVDDVESNRKLIAGYFDTTEHLLLEAKDGYQAIAMVETHHPDVILMDLRMPDLDGIATSQLIKQNPHTANIPIVMLTASVVAKDFELSQNLCQGYLRKPVNREQLAAVLSDILARKIDIQPPNIPQQLTEKTAINITKLPLNQLLELKEILRKEEEKGWPELRDRMTQRELRSFLRRLQKLAKNYPWKPLQDYVTILDQQFADFDWDNLPDTINNFPTLRRSLEQLESP
- the patX gene encoding heterocyst-inhibiting protein PatX; translation: MRLSSLIMLSGLALINLANQPKLETTATPSESSHESIYELVQVNDNQIPETESSPTPHRGSGRKG